The following are encoded in a window of uncultured Sphaerochaeta sp. genomic DNA:
- a CDS encoding zinc-binding dehydrogenase: MEKKMMKGAKLPGNSTVAFGEFEIPKPGYGQVLVKTKCSTICGSDIRAIYREHLGKGPEGYQNVIAGHEPCGQIVEEGEGLKRFKKGDRVVVYHISGCGVCHECRQGYMISCTSDKRAAYGWQRDGGMAEYMLCDEKDLVYLPEELTYADGAQVACGFGTVYEAIEKVGVSGNDAVLVVGLGPVGLAALMLAKAMGANKLIGIESQSARIELAKKLGLVDHVFTPAEDNVAQIKALTGGNGVERAFDCSASDAGRATAIRATRKWGKIALVGEGGTVHFNPSEDMLHDQKTVYGSWVTSIWKMEDLVERLVRWGIHPEELITHRFPLEKADEAYALMASGACGKVAVCFDEELPS, translated from the coding sequence ATGGAAAAGAAGATGATGAAGGGAGCAAAGCTTCCAGGAAACAGTACAGTAGCATTCGGTGAATTCGAGATTCCCAAGCCGGGGTATGGACAGGTACTGGTTAAGACCAAGTGCAGTACCATATGCGGGAGTGATATCAGGGCAATCTATCGAGAACACCTCGGAAAAGGACCTGAAGGATACCAGAACGTCATTGCAGGACACGAGCCTTGTGGCCAGATTGTTGAAGAAGGCGAAGGGCTGAAGCGGTTCAAGAAAGGGGACCGTGTAGTGGTCTACCATATCAGCGGATGTGGAGTCTGCCATGAATGCCGCCAAGGCTATATGATCAGCTGCACAAGCGACAAGAGAGCAGCCTATGGCTGGCAGAGGGATGGGGGCATGGCTGAATACATGCTTTGTGACGAGAAGGATCTTGTCTACCTCCCTGAGGAGTTGACCTATGCAGACGGCGCCCAGGTTGCATGTGGTTTTGGCACGGTCTATGAAGCCATCGAGAAAGTCGGTGTAAGTGGTAATGATGCAGTGTTGGTTGTAGGCCTTGGCCCAGTTGGCCTGGCTGCCTTGATGCTTGCAAAGGCAATGGGTGCAAACAAACTCATCGGTATCGAATCCCAGAGTGCACGCATCGAACTCGCAAAGAAGCTTGGCTTGGTTGACCATGTATTTACTCCTGCAGAGGACAATGTGGCACAAATTAAAGCCCTTACCGGAGGCAACGGTGTCGAGCGCGCTTTCGATTGTTCAGCAAGTGATGCTGGTCGTGCAACTGCGATAAGGGCAACTCGAAAGTGGGGCAAGATTGCACTTGTAGGAGAAGGTGGCACTGTACACTTCAATCCGAGTGAGGACATGCTTCATGACCAGAAAACCGTATACGGAAGCTGGGTGACCAGTATCTGGAAAATGGAAGATCTTGTAGAGCGACTGGTTCGCTGGGGTATTCACCCTGAAGAGCTCATCACTCACCGTTTCCCTCTTGAGAAAGCTGATGAGGCATATGCCTTGATGGCAAGTGGAGCATGTGGAAAGGTTGCTGTTTGTTTTGACGAGGAGCTTCCTAGCTAA
- a CDS encoding aminotransferase class I/II-fold pyridoxal phosphate-dependent enzyme: MDSLFDQITDRRSSLSVKWNKEVIASICGNPEAEPFWVADMDFPVAPEVSRQAQALAGHAIYGYPHDPMQKDAFLGWAKQWHQMDLSQSQVVLSQGVLNSIAILLDLLSEEKDEIIVPFPSYQPFVNMVNNLGRTLSPWPLSYDEHLHQFSLDWNEFERLCKTAKILIFCSPHNPSGLVFSEAELTKLCTIAKEHGVTIISDEIHADLRYEFFVSLLEVGKKTGCESIVCMAPSKTFNMAGEHYSITLFNNPSLKKAYEKKLQQLFLSGNSTFAITLANAAYHVGESWLRELLSYLQGNLAYIDETLQKHAPEIVCIKPKASFITLLDCSALLPLVEKDREAHPELYDSKKSTGGGLLSRFFGQRANVAFNDGTWFGGEEYRRFVRINFGTQRVRLEQAMERIIKAVEILRNTYGS; this comes from the coding sequence ATGGATTCATTGTTTGACCAAATCACTGACCGTCGTTCCTCCTTGTCCGTCAAATGGAACAAGGAAGTCATAGCATCTATATGTGGAAACCCTGAAGCGGAACCTTTTTGGGTTGCTGATATGGACTTTCCTGTAGCTCCGGAAGTATCCAGGCAGGCTCAAGCGCTTGCTGGACATGCAATCTACGGATATCCACACGACCCTATGCAGAAAGATGCCTTTCTTGGATGGGCGAAGCAATGGCATCAGATGGATTTGTCGCAAAGCCAGGTAGTACTTAGCCAAGGAGTCCTGAACAGTATTGCAATCCTTCTTGATCTTCTCAGTGAAGAGAAGGATGAGATTATCGTACCGTTCCCTTCCTACCAACCATTTGTGAACATGGTGAACAACCTAGGAAGGACATTGAGTCCTTGGCCGCTCTCTTACGATGAACACCTACACCAATTCTCTCTTGACTGGAATGAATTCGAGAGACTCTGCAAAACGGCAAAGATTTTGATCTTCTGCAGCCCACATAATCCCTCTGGTCTTGTATTCAGTGAAGCAGAGCTTACCAAACTTTGCACTATTGCAAAGGAACATGGGGTGACCATTATCAGCGATGAGATTCACGCAGATCTTCGCTATGAATTTTTTGTGAGTCTTCTTGAGGTAGGCAAGAAAACCGGATGTGAAAGTATCGTATGCATGGCTCCCTCCAAAACATTCAATATGGCTGGAGAACACTACTCAATAACCCTGTTCAATAACCCAAGCCTGAAGAAAGCTTATGAGAAGAAGCTCCAGCAACTTTTCCTTTCAGGTAATTCTACCTTCGCCATAACATTGGCTAATGCAGCTTACCATGTAGGAGAGTCATGGTTGCGCGAGTTGCTCTCCTACTTGCAAGGCAACCTTGCCTACATCGATGAGACATTACAGAAACATGCCCCGGAAATCGTATGTATCAAGCCAAAGGCCTCATTCATCACACTGCTAGACTGTTCTGCCTTGCTTCCCTTGGTCGAGAAGGACAGGGAGGCACACCCAGAGCTCTATGACAGCAAGAAAAGCACAGGCGGAGGCTTGCTGTCCAGATTCTTCGGCCAACGTGCAAATGTTGCTTTCAATGATGGTACATGGTTTGGAGGAGAGGAGTACCGAAGGTTTGTGAGAATCAACTTCGGAACGCAACGGGTTCGTCTTGAGCAGGCAATGGAGAGGATCATCAAAGCGGTGGAAATACTGAGAAATACCTACGGAAGCTGA
- a CDS encoding LacI family DNA-binding transcriptional regulator produces MGKREAATIKDVANLAGVSIATVSRVLNNLGVVNPETERKVLSAVNMLHYQRNAVARSLKLRVTKSIGIIVPEISNTFFTEIVEQLEKLLGPLGYALLLCSSENSVQEEKRKLAFLLERNVDALLVIPVGDVGAHFASPAIANIPLVMLDRKIEGLRCDVVLTDNRKGAYDVTCALIREGKTNIGFLGGDNHVHTSVERLHGFLDAMHDHQLEVDPDFILLGGMTQKAGYTLMENALTMPSCPDTFFVVNDMVHIGATSYLMSKASREIRSKVVFSTFDYLYYAPLLKFCHYAVAQPLDQMGETAAQLLIRRLDGDQQGFPSTVIIEPTICVMEDNGGVVTDDKSIVAFNEHSPRFNRVFS; encoded by the coding sequence ATGGGCAAACGAGAAGCAGCAACAATCAAGGATGTCGCGAATCTTGCTGGCGTCTCCATTGCCACTGTCAGTAGAGTTCTGAACAATCTCGGGGTGGTGAATCCCGAGACGGAAAGGAAGGTGCTCTCCGCTGTCAATATGCTGCATTATCAGCGTAATGCGGTAGCACGCTCCTTGAAACTCAGGGTAACCAAGAGTATTGGTATCATCGTCCCAGAGATTTCGAACACCTTCTTCACCGAGATAGTCGAGCAGCTGGAAAAGTTGCTCGGCCCACTTGGGTATGCACTACTGCTCTGTAGTTCAGAGAATTCAGTACAGGAAGAGAAGCGTAAACTTGCATTCCTGCTTGAACGTAATGTTGATGCGCTTCTCGTTATTCCAGTCGGTGATGTCGGTGCTCATTTTGCCTCCCCTGCAATCGCAAATATCCCCTTGGTCATGCTTGACCGAAAAATTGAAGGATTGCGTTGTGATGTGGTCCTTACCGATAACCGCAAGGGTGCATACGATGTGACCTGTGCACTGATCAGGGAAGGAAAAACCAATATAGGATTCCTAGGTGGTGACAACCATGTCCATACATCGGTTGAGCGTCTCCATGGGTTCTTGGATGCAATGCATGACCATCAGCTTGAGGTCGATCCTGATTTTATCCTACTGGGCGGGATGACCCAGAAGGCTGGATATACCCTTATGGAAAATGCTTTGACGATGCCCTCCTGTCCTGATACCTTCTTTGTGGTAAATGACATGGTGCATATCGGTGCAACAAGCTATCTGATGAGCAAAGCTTCCAGGGAGATTAGATCAAAGGTGGTATTCTCCACGTTCGACTATCTATACTATGCACCACTGCTCAAATTCTGCCACTATGCAGTTGCACAGCCTCTCGACCAGATGGGGGAGACGGCTGCCCAACTCCTGATTCGCCGTCTTGATGGTGACCAGCAGGGATTTCCCTCCACCGTCATAATTGAACCAACCATCTGTGTGATGGAAGACAATGGTGGGGTAGTGACCGATGATAAGTCAATTGTGGCTTTCAACGAGCACTCCCCACGGTTCAATCGGGTCTTTAGCTAG
- a CDS encoding fructose-6-phosphate aldolase has protein sequence MLDTANLEEIRKGLETYPINGVTSNPSIIKAEGRIDFFSHMHQIRDLIGEERSLHVQVVAHDAEHIIAEAEKILSILGRNTFIKIPVTEEGLKAIKILASRQVNITATAIYTTMQGILAMLSGARYLAVYYNRMLNIDIDAAKVIKELSSLLWANSTNCQVLAASFKNLSEITTSYASGASCCTVPYSLLQTGLHMPSITRAVHDFSENWEEIYGSRTLLDF, from the coding sequence ATGCTTGATACAGCTAACTTGGAAGAGATCAGGAAAGGTTTGGAAACATATCCCATTAATGGGGTTACCTCCAATCCTTCCATCATCAAGGCAGAGGGTAGGATAGATTTCTTTTCCCATATGCATCAGATCCGTGATCTTATTGGGGAAGAGAGAAGCCTTCATGTACAGGTTGTTGCCCACGATGCGGAGCACATTATTGCCGAGGCAGAGAAAATCCTTTCAATCCTGGGCAGGAATACATTCATTAAGATTCCTGTGACTGAAGAAGGCTTGAAAGCCATAAAAATTCTAGCCTCCCGCCAAGTAAATATTACCGCCACTGCAATCTATACAACCATGCAGGGTATCTTGGCGATGCTCTCTGGTGCAAGATATCTTGCAGTCTACTACAATAGGATGTTGAACATTGATATCGATGCAGCAAAGGTCATCAAGGAACTCAGCAGTCTTCTCTGGGCAAACAGTACCAACTGCCAGGTGCTCGCAGCGAGTTTCAAGAATCTCAGTGAGATAACCACCAGCTATGCCAGTGGGGCAAGCTGTTGCACCGTTCCCTATTCGCTGTTGCAGACCGGACTCCACATGCCTTCCATTACCAGGGCAGTCCACGATTTTTCAGAAAACTGGGAAGAGATATATGGCAGCCGAACATTGCTCGACTTCTAA
- a CDS encoding SGNH/GDSL hydrolase family protein, protein MAAEHCSTSKENIFDLTHNALSVELLDDGYCCALRFSEEQEMGYNSHPLYRAMAGTSASVCLRFHSLTDVTVHLRRYTQSLLPKKGEQVIDFASLYPRQLDLSETIDLLYEGKDMIHLPLQSDQVSIEKGNTVSLYLPMHHRVGFCIEGEVQPIEKKEKTLLCIGDSIVQGVGVHHPSLALCERISSLKGVQVINQGLAGALVNSKLIQKLDVPIHGILVALGTNDWSIRENLADLRGEMFALLGRIRKFYPSVPVTVLTPLWRADIQHTQKMGSFAEMQKTIEYATYCFPHIRVANGLSLSLRDAYDDGFIHPDEKGIRFLAKGLVSQLP, encoded by the coding sequence ATGGCAGCCGAACATTGCTCGACTTCTAAAGAGAACATTTTTGACCTGACACATAATGCATTATCGGTTGAACTTCTTGATGATGGGTATTGTTGTGCTCTTCGTTTTTCAGAAGAACAGGAGATGGGATACAACTCCCATCCCCTGTATCGTGCGATGGCAGGAACCAGTGCATCGGTCTGCTTACGCTTTCACTCCCTTACAGATGTGACGGTGCACCTGAGGCGTTATACCCAGTCCCTACTACCAAAGAAGGGAGAGCAGGTTATCGATTTTGCGTCTCTCTATCCCAGGCAGCTGGATCTGTCTGAGACCATCGACCTCTTATACGAAGGCAAGGATATGATCCACCTTCCTTTGCAGAGTGACCAGGTCTCCATTGAAAAAGGAAATACGGTAAGTCTCTATCTTCCTATGCATCATAGAGTCGGATTTTGTATAGAAGGGGAAGTACAACCGATTGAGAAGAAAGAGAAGACACTCCTTTGCATCGGGGATTCGATCGTCCAAGGGGTGGGGGTTCATCATCCCTCTCTGGCATTATGCGAAAGGATCTCCTCACTGAAGGGAGTACAGGTCATCAACCAAGGTCTTGCAGGTGCTTTGGTGAATTCGAAACTTATCCAGAAGCTGGATGTTCCGATCCATGGCATACTCGTCGCTCTGGGTACCAATGATTGGTCAATTCGTGAGAACCTTGCAGATTTGCGAGGGGAGATGTTTGCATTGCTGGGGAGGATCAGGAAATTCTACCCCTCAGTGCCTGTCACTGTCCTCACCCCACTTTGGAGAGCGGATATCCAGCATACACAAAAGATGGGAAGCTTTGCTGAGATGCAGAAGACCATAGAGTATGCAACCTACTGCTTTCCCCATATCCGTGTGGCAAACGGTCTCTCCCTCTCACTTCGTGATGCATACGATGATGGGTTCATCCATCCTGATGAGAAAGGCATCCGGTTTTTGGCAAAGGGATTGGTCTCTCAGCTTCCGTAG
- a CDS encoding aldo/keto reductase has translation MQLPTRTIESTKAEIPIIGVGTFGSDHISSSEMAEAVRTALRLGYRNIDCASVYNNEKEIGEVLASCGIKREELWITSKVWNDSHGKDNVIASAKQSLKDLQLDYLDLYLVHWPFPNFHPPHCDVTSRSPDARPYIHEEFMETWSAMEELVNMGLVRHIGTSNMTKAKMELLLSSCNIRPAFNEMELHPCFQQPELLSYIKQEGIIPIGYSPLGSPNRPERDTTPEDVIDMQHPLVVEIAKRHNCHPAAICLKWAQANGIIPIPLSTKERNLRSNLESVLSDPLTEEEVRNLKEADCNNRLIKGQVFLWEGADSWHDLWDEDGTIPCPERYRQGEN, from the coding sequence ATGCAACTACCTACACGAACTATTGAGAGCACCAAAGCTGAGATACCCATCATTGGAGTGGGAACCTTTGGTTCTGACCACATTTCCAGTAGCGAGATGGCAGAGGCAGTACGAACTGCCTTGCGTCTAGGCTACAGAAACATTGACTGTGCAAGCGTATACAACAATGAGAAAGAGATTGGAGAAGTTCTGGCATCCTGCGGTATCAAGCGGGAAGAGCTCTGGATTACTAGCAAGGTATGGAATGACTCCCACGGAAAGGACAATGTTATTGCATCTGCAAAACAGTCACTCAAGGACCTGCAACTTGACTATCTTGACCTCTATCTTGTGCACTGGCCGTTCCCGAATTTCCATCCACCACACTGTGATGTAACCAGTCGTAGTCCTGATGCAAGACCTTACATCCATGAGGAGTTTATGGAAACATGGTCTGCCATGGAGGAACTTGTGAACATGGGCCTTGTTCGGCATATCGGAACCAGTAATATGACCAAGGCAAAGATGGAATTATTGCTTTCCTCCTGCAATATCAGACCTGCCTTCAATGAGATGGAGCTGCATCCCTGCTTCCAGCAACCCGAGTTGCTCTCCTATATCAAGCAGGAGGGAATCATTCCCATTGGGTACAGTCCCCTGGGATCCCCAAACAGGCCTGAGAGAGATACAACACCAGAGGATGTCATCGATATGCAGCATCCGCTTGTTGTAGAGATTGCGAAACGGCACAACTGCCACCCTGCCGCAATCTGCCTCAAGTGGGCACAGGCAAATGGGATTATCCCCATCCCTCTGTCCACGAAGGAAAGAAATTTAAGGAGCAATCTGGAGAGTGTACTCTCTGACCCACTCACTGAGGAGGAAGTACGCAACCTCAAGGAGGCAGATTGCAATAATCGCTTGATCAAGGGACAGGTCTTCCTTTGGGAGGGGGCTGATTCTTGGCATGACCTTTGGGATGAGGATGGGACCATTCCCTGCCCAGAAAGATACCGACAAGGAGAAAACTGA
- a CDS encoding DNA-binding transcriptional regulator — MIQIGLKLRFQDGYDMAVANGVVQYARTKFDWQVRGQGPWFFSLDKEALLSCDALIARIEDDEDARFCASLGVPVVDIAGATSLKLFSQVRNDDYQTGVSAGVYLKKLGSQHLAWCGVEQVHWARERFIGFCSATSSIPEMMPSFSRSLSWWRHLYDSDAELEAWLAELPKPCSVFCCNDLSAMKVELVCQRLGIVIPDEIMVLGVDNETLLCELASPSISSIQPDCETIGYQASAMLDSLLNDEASGVHIRRIAPGPVRERESTRLFFCEDEQVAKAMQLIKAEATSGLQASEVARQATICRRSLEMRFRSVRGTTIWEEITAEKLSRAALLLTHSKESIASIAQQCGFSSIHRFYSLFKRNHHMTPQQYREKKLRD; from the coding sequence ATGATACAGATAGGTTTGAAACTACGTTTCCAAGATGGCTATGACATGGCCGTTGCAAATGGTGTGGTACAGTATGCCCGTACCAAGTTTGACTGGCAGGTACGTGGACAAGGTCCTTGGTTCTTCTCTCTCGACAAGGAGGCGCTTCTTTCCTGTGATGCCCTGATCGCCCGAATTGAGGATGATGAGGATGCACGGTTCTGTGCTTCACTTGGTGTACCCGTGGTTGATATCGCCGGGGCTACCTCATTGAAACTTTTCAGCCAAGTCAGAAATGATGACTACCAAACAGGGGTAAGTGCCGGGGTGTACCTGAAAAAATTGGGAAGCCAGCATCTTGCCTGGTGCGGGGTCGAACAGGTGCATTGGGCACGGGAACGATTCATTGGATTCTGTAGTGCAACCTCCTCCATTCCAGAGATGATGCCGAGTTTCTCCCGCTCTCTTTCCTGGTGGAGGCATCTCTATGATTCAGATGCAGAGCTGGAAGCGTGGCTGGCTGAGCTTCCAAAACCCTGCAGTGTATTCTGTTGTAATGACCTATCTGCAATGAAAGTGGAACTCGTGTGTCAACGATTGGGTATCGTCATACCCGATGAGATTATGGTACTGGGTGTAGACAATGAGACGTTGCTCTGTGAGCTGGCTAGCCCTTCCATCTCGAGCATCCAGCCAGATTGTGAGACAATCGGGTATCAGGCCTCTGCTATGCTCGACTCCCTGCTCAATGACGAGGCAAGCGGGGTGCATATACGTCGTATAGCTCCTGGACCGGTAAGGGAAAGGGAGAGTACCCGCCTGTTTTTCTGCGAAGATGAGCAGGTGGCAAAGGCGATGCAGTTGATCAAGGCAGAAGCCACCAGTGGGTTGCAAGCGAGTGAGGTTGCTCGTCAGGCCACCATCTGCAGGCGTTCCTTGGAAATGCGCTTCCGCTCAGTACGTGGTACCACCATCTGGGAGGAGATAACTGCAGAAAAGCTTTCCAGGGCAGCTCTTCTGCTCACTCACTCAAAGGAGAGTATTGCATCGATTGCCCAACAGTGTGGTTTCTCCTCAATACACCGCTTCTACAGCCTCTTTAAGCGTAATCATCACATGACACCACAACAGTACCGTGAGAAAAAGCTCAGGGATTAA
- a CDS encoding ABC transporter permease: MEMKKLLNDSKKVASQYTTWVTFVGLLLLLSILTNGQALRWSSIRNLLIAESVRSFAALGVGMIIITKGIDLSIGYVVCLTASVAASFAQNPDYSSAIYAGQTFPLIVPIVAAVAAGGLFGLFNGYLIAYGKLPPFIATLGSMSIAKGLQLIYTKAAVVGSLNQNFKSISQGSVGPVPNLIIYVAIAALVVWILLKHTRQGTHFYAIGGNAQAARVSGINVERDLMMVYFYAGLLYGTAGTLLASRLGLANSLTANGMELDAIAAVTVGGVSQNGGVGKVSGMMVGVFTMGLINYGMSFLGVDSYYQQLVKGFIIIIAVYFDMKKYARRA; the protein is encoded by the coding sequence ATGGAAATGAAAAAACTACTTAACGACAGCAAAAAAGTTGCCTCACAATATACAACTTGGGTCACCTTTGTTGGATTGTTGCTATTGCTTTCCATTCTGACCAACGGACAAGCACTGCGGTGGAGCAGTATCAGAAATCTCCTGATTGCTGAATCGGTCAGATCCTTTGCAGCCCTGGGTGTTGGTATGATCATCATCACCAAGGGAATCGACCTTTCCATCGGATATGTCGTCTGTCTGACCGCAAGTGTCGCGGCTTCCTTTGCACAGAATCCGGATTACAGTTCTGCTATCTATGCAGGCCAAACGTTTCCTCTGATCGTCCCCATCGTAGCGGCCGTTGCCGCCGGTGGCCTGTTTGGTCTCTTTAACGGGTACTTGATTGCTTATGGAAAACTTCCTCCCTTTATTGCAACACTGGGTTCCATGTCCATTGCAAAGGGCCTGCAGCTTATCTATACCAAGGCAGCCGTTGTTGGTTCCCTGAACCAGAACTTCAAGAGCATCAGTCAGGGAAGCGTTGGTCCTGTTCCCAATCTCATCATCTATGTTGCCATTGCCGCACTGGTCGTCTGGATATTGCTCAAGCATACCCGCCAGGGAACACACTTCTATGCAATCGGTGGTAATGCACAGGCAGCAAGGGTGAGTGGAATCAATGTCGAACGTGACCTTATGATGGTCTACTTCTATGCAGGTTTGCTCTATGGTACAGCTGGTACCCTTCTAGCTAGTCGCCTTGGCCTGGCAAACTCGCTGACTGCAAATGGTATGGAGTTGGATGCCATTGCTGCTGTTACCGTTGGTGGTGTTTCACAGAATGGTGGTGTTGGTAAGGTCAGTGGTATGATGGTCGGTGTCTTTACCATGGGCTTGATCAACTATGGAATGTCCTTCCTGGGTGTTGACAGCTACTACCAGCAATTGGTAAAAGGCTTTATCATTATCATCGCGGTCTACTTCGATATGAAGAAATACGCACGCCGCGCATAG
- a CDS encoding EFR1 family ferrodoxin (N-terminal region resembles flavodoxins. C-terminal ferrodoxin region binds two 4Fe-4S clusters.) — MKTTLICFSGTGNSYYIAQKLCSELEDCQVLMIPSLMEVPTFTITEQVGFVFPVYKGFPPNLVPHFIEEVFQKQDLSPLKYLFLVTTRYLFQAYTFQAMEVLLKEAGAVVSYANHVVMPDGYIPLFKAPSEEKIEELYTKADQKVAEIAEDIKEEVIRPPHRPPLSRFAINHVMIPIHRTFMDTALDFAITDSCTSCGLCYRMCPSANIEMKDGKPVFDRACTGCLGCYHRCPEHAIVFKTKKVREGYYPNPRSGYQVEYRS; from the coding sequence ATGAAAACAACCCTCATCTGTTTCTCAGGAACAGGAAACAGCTACTATATTGCACAGAAACTGTGCAGTGAGCTCGAAGATTGCCAAGTATTGATGATTCCTTCCTTAATGGAAGTACCAACCTTCACCATCACTGAACAGGTAGGGTTTGTTTTTCCTGTCTATAAGGGTTTTCCACCCAACCTCGTCCCTCACTTTATTGAGGAAGTATTCCAGAAGCAGGATCTCTCGCCATTGAAATACCTCTTCCTGGTAACCACTCGCTATCTCTTCCAGGCTTATACCTTCCAGGCGATGGAAGTCCTGCTCAAGGAAGCCGGAGCGGTGGTAAGCTATGCAAACCATGTAGTAATGCCAGATGGGTATATTCCCTTGTTCAAGGCACCAAGTGAAGAGAAAATTGAGGAACTCTATACGAAGGCTGACCAGAAGGTGGCAGAAATTGCGGAGGATATCAAAGAGGAGGTTATCAGACCACCTCATCGACCTCCCCTCTCTCGCTTTGCGATCAACCATGTCATGATCCCGATCCATCGTACATTCATGGATACAGCGCTCGATTTTGCAATTACCGATTCGTGTACCTCATGTGGTCTCTGTTACAGGATGTGCCCATCTGCAAACATCGAGATGAAGGATGGAAAACCTGTTTTTGATCGTGCATGTACCGGATGTCTTGGTTGTTACCATCGCTGTCCTGAACATGCTATTGTATTCAAAACCAAAAAAGTCCGTGAGGGGTATTACCCCAACCCACGTTCAGGCTATCAAGTGGAGTATCGTTCGTAA
- a CDS encoding sugar ABC transporter ATP-binding protein, which translates to MDTTFALEMEGITKTFPGVKALDGVTLRVKPGTVHALMGENGAGKSTLMKCLFGIYQEDKGIIKLNGKEHRFKDSHDALNQGVSMIHQELSNVPERSVAENLFLGREPLNKFGLIDHKKMNEDTSHLLKDLEINVKPEVRIGSLSISMQQTCEIAKAVSYNASVVVMDEPTSSLTDNEVKHLFKIINQLREQNVAVIYISHKMEEIFTIADEVSVMRDGQMIGSYDVADMTNEKLISLMVGRDAKLRFPEFKSNVGEVLLKVENLSSPNPRSFQDVSFEVHRGEILGIGGLMGAQRTELMEAIFGVRATQEGKIYVDGDEILNMTPRKAIEHGIGMITEDRRGSGIFPLMNISNNTSIASLKEYLNKLHLLKHKEMKEESVRYNKALRTKTPTMETLIQNLSGGNQQKVIISRWLMTLPDILIMDEPTRGIDVGAKYEIYQIMGQLVEQGKAIIMVSSEMPELIGMSHRVMVLCSGKCTGVLDKSECTQENIMRLATKFM; encoded by the coding sequence ATGGACACAACATTTGCCCTGGAAATGGAAGGTATTACCAAAACTTTCCCTGGTGTAAAAGCCCTTGATGGAGTAACGCTCCGGGTAAAACCAGGAACAGTACACGCCTTGATGGGCGAGAATGGTGCAGGCAAATCGACGTTGATGAAGTGTTTGTTCGGTATTTATCAGGAAGATAAAGGGATTATCAAACTCAATGGAAAGGAGCACCGATTCAAGGACTCCCATGATGCGCTCAACCAAGGGGTGTCGATGATTCACCAGGAGCTGAGCAATGTGCCTGAGCGCTCGGTAGCAGAGAATCTGTTCCTGGGTCGCGAGCCACTGAACAAGTTCGGTTTGATCGATCACAAGAAAATGAATGAGGATACCAGTCACCTGCTCAAGGACCTGGAGATCAATGTGAAACCAGAGGTTCGTATCGGTTCTCTATCCATTTCCATGCAGCAGACCTGTGAAATCGCCAAAGCAGTCAGTTACAATGCCTCGGTGGTTGTCATGGATGAACCCACCAGCTCTCTCACGGATAACGAGGTCAAACATCTCTTCAAGATCATCAACCAACTGAGGGAGCAGAATGTAGCGGTTATCTATATCTCCCATAAGATGGAAGAGATTTTTACCATAGCTGATGAAGTGAGTGTCATGCGTGATGGCCAGATGATCGGAAGTTATGACGTAGCAGATATGACCAACGAGAAACTCATCTCTCTGATGGTCGGTCGTGATGCAAAGCTTCGGTTCCCTGAGTTCAAGAGTAATGTGGGAGAGGTCCTGTTGAAGGTGGAGAATCTAAGCTCCCCCAATCCCAGAAGCTTCCAGGATGTATCCTTTGAGGTGCATCGTGGGGAAATCCTTGGTATTGGTGGGCTTATGGGAGCACAACGTACAGAATTGATGGAAGCAATCTTCGGTGTACGTGCAACCCAGGAAGGAAAAATCTATGTTGATGGGGATGAGATCCTGAACATGACTCCCCGAAAAGCCATTGAACATGGCATCGGGATGATTACCGAGGATAGAAGAGGAAGTGGTATTTTTCCCTTGATGAATATATCAAACAATACTTCAATTGCCTCCTTGAAAGAGTATCTGAACAAGTTGCACCTCCTTAAGCACAAGGAGATGAAGGAAGAGTCTGTTCGATACAATAAGGCACTCAGGACCAAGACTCCTACCATGGAGACATTGATCCAGAACCTCTCAGGAGGTAATCAGCAGAAGGTTATCATCAGTCGATGGTTGATGACTTTGCCGGATATCCTGATCATGGATGAACCGACCAGGGGAATCGATGTCGGGGCTAAATATGAAATCTACCAGATTATGGGACAACTGGTTGAGCAGGGAAAGGCCATTATCATGGTCTCCTCAGAAATGCCGGAATTAATCGGAATGTCCCACCGGGTAATGGTTCTTTGTTCTGGGAAATGTACCGGCGTGTTGGACAAGTCTGAGTGCACCCAAGAGAATATCATGCGTCTTGCAACGAAGTTCATGTAA